Within Flavobacterium pisciphilum, the genomic segment AAGAAAATACGAGGCAAATCAGAAGAAGAGAAATAAATAATCTCTCCTTTCTCTGCTTTTTTAAAACCTGTAATGATACACAATTGCTTTATTTGCCCATAACTTAATGTTCGGAACAATTTGTGGTCTCGCAAATACCAATATTTTAAATCTTCGTACATAATATCGAATCTAGGATTGTAAATGTAATTAAATTTTAATTTTAAAAACAAAACCCTTTCGAAGTTAAAATCTCGAAAGGGTTTTTTATATCAATTAATTTAAAAGATTATCCTGCTATAACAGCTCTTGAAATTACTATTTTTTGGATTTCTGAAGTTCCTTCATAAATCTGAGTAATTTTTGCATCACGCATAAAACGTTCTACATGATATTCTTTTACATATCCGTTTCCACCATGAATTTGTACAGCCTCTACAGCAGTGTCCATTGCTACTTGCGAAGCAAATAATTTAGCCATAGCACCACTTACATCATAATTATTGTGTTGGTCTTTATCCCAAGCTGCTTTCATACAAAGATGACGAGCTGCTTCGATGTTTACAGCCATATCTGCCAATTTAAAGGCAATAGCTTGATGATTGCAAATTTCAGTTCCAAAAGCTTTACGCTCTTTCGAATATTTAACTGCTAATTCATAAGCTCCAGAAGCAATTCCTAAAGCTTGAGATGCAATACCAATTCTACCACCAGCTAAAGTTTTCATCGCGAATTTAAATCCAAATCCATCTTCACCAATTCGGTTTTCTTTTGGCACTTTTACATCACTAAACATTAATGAATGTGTGTCTGAACCACGAATCCCCATCTTTTGTTCCTTAGGACCAATAGAAAAACCTGGCATATCTTTAGTCATGATTAAAGCATTAATTCCTTTATGCTTCATTTCTGCATGAGTTTGTACAATTACAATATATACAGAAGCAGTATTACCATTAGTAATCCAGTTTTTAGTTCCGTTTACCAAGTAATGGTCACCCATATCAATTCCTGTAGTCTTTTGCGATGTAGCATCACTACCCGCTTCTGGCTCGCTCAAACAAAAAGCACCATGAATTTCTCCTGAAGCTAATCCCGGTAAATATTTTTGTTTTTGTTCTTCGGTACCAAAAGCTTGAAGTCCCCAACAAACTAATGAATTATTTACCGACATAACTACAGAAGCTGAAGCGTCAACTTTTGAAATTTCTTCCATTGCAATTACGTATGAAGTCGTATCTAAACCACTTCCTCCGTATTTAGGATCAACCATCATTCCCATGAATCCTAGTTGTCCCATTTTTTTTATTTGTTCCGTAGGGAAAATTTGCTTTTCGTCTCTTTCTATCACACCAGGTAACAATTCGTTTTGAGCAAAATCTCTAGCGGCTTTTTGTATCATCAAGTGCTCTTCGGTAAGATTAAAATCCATAGTATTATAAAATAAAAGTTGCTTTTTGTTAAATAAATATATCCAAAGGTAATTTTTTATACTGAAATTTTCAATATTGCTAAGCATTTTTGCCTAAGGAAAATAGACCACTATATCGTTATCGTAATAATATCAAGGACTTCGCCTGATAACGCCGATTTAGTAATAATTAAATTTACATTAATGCGTCCAGAAATACCACTCTAATCTCTCAAAAAAAGAACCTTTTTTGCATAAAAATTTATTTGGTTCATTATAAAAATGCCCTAAAATTGAAATACAAGAAATAGCTATTCTTGATAATTTAATTTTCATCAAAAAAACACAAATTCAAGAATCATGACACCATTTATTCTCATCTCTACAACATTTTAAACAAGCATCGCAAGCATCTAAAATGATAACTATCACAAAACATGCTCAATCCATAAGCCACTAACAACCAAATAAGTAATTTTCAAATGGAAGTTTTCTTACACGAGTGGTTTTCGTAACAAAAACACCTTTTTTATCTGAAAAATATAAAAATTAAAAGTATTTTTGCTAAAACCATATAAATAACAGGAATATGAGAAAAATTCTACAATTGCTTATAGTAATTATGACTTTGCAATTTTCGACCGTTACGGCGCAAAAAGCTTTCAATATCGATGGTGTTATAGTACCTAGAACGATTCAATTTCAAAATAAGACTTTATCCTTAAATGGTGCGGGTGGTAGATCAAAAATGTGGTTAGAAGTTTATGTACAAGCATTGTACTTATCTCAATTAAGTCAAGATCCAAAATTCATTATTGATAGTGATACCGAAATGGCAATTAGAATTGAAATCACTT encodes:
- a CDS encoding acyl-CoA dehydrogenase family protein, with the translated sequence MDFNLTEEHLMIQKAARDFAQNELLPGVIERDEKQIFPTEQIKKMGQLGFMGMMVDPKYGGSGLDTTSYVIAMEEISKVDASASVVMSVNNSLVCWGLQAFGTEEQKQKYLPGLASGEIHGAFCLSEPEAGSDATSQKTTGIDMGDHYLVNGTKNWITNGNTASVYIVIVQTHAEMKHKGINALIMTKDMPGFSIGPKEQKMGIRGSDTHSLMFSDVKVPKENRIGEDGFGFKFAMKTLAGGRIGIASQALGIASGAYELAVKYSKERKAFGTEICNHQAIAFKLADMAVNIEAARHLCMKAAWDKDQHNNYDVSGAMAKLFASQVAMDTAVEAVQIHGGNGYVKEYHVERFMRDAKITQIYEGTSEIQKIVISRAVIAG